From one Silene latifolia isolate original U9 population unplaced genomic scaffold, ASM4854445v1 scaffold_124, whole genome shotgun sequence genomic stretch:
- the LOC141637628 gene encoding uncharacterized protein LOC141637628, translated as MTNTKIVPSQSSSIVSVLQVENPGSNITQVAFNGNKYDEWSRAFHIALLAKDKLGYIDGSISKPAESAAEFKTWHSTNALVTTWIFNSIEPDLRRSIAYRPEAKQVWNKMKQRFCQGNDARVYRL; from the coding sequence ATGACAAACACTAAAATCGTTCCTTCACAATCCTCGTCAATTGTCTCGGTTCTTCAAGTCGAAAATCCGGGAAGCAACATCACACAAGTTGCTTTCAATGGTAATAAGTATGATGAATGGTCTCGCGCCTTCCATATTGCCCTCCTTGCTAAAGACAAATTGGGTTACATCGATGGTTCAATCTCTAAACCCGCAGAATCTGCAGCGGAGTTCAAGACATGGCACTCCACGAATGCTCTCGTCACTACTTGGATTTTTAATTCCATTGAACCTGATTTGCGACGATCCATCGCATATCGACCCGAAGCCAAGCAAGTCTGGAACAAAATGAAGCAGCGCTTTTGTCAAGGTAATGATGCTCGTGTTTATCGCTTATAA